The sequence GCGCTGGCTGGCCGGCTGACGGGCAACCGGTCAGGTCGTCGCACCGACGACCTCCTGCTCTACGTACCCAAGACACCACTCGAGGTCGGCCATCGTCGTCTGGTCGCCGTCCCGATCGATCGAGAGCAACACGCCGCACTTTCTGTCTGCCGGATCCGGGCACGAGACGATCCAGGCGTCTTCGAACACCCGGACGACGGCGGTGAGGTCGCCAGCCGCGACGGTCTGCTGTGCCCGCCGATGACCGAGCTGAGCTACGATCGTTCGATCGACGAGATCGCGGAGGGCGTCTGTCGAGTATCGCCGCCTGACGTCCGGGCGGAGTTTGGATTCCGATTCGGTCGGCCCGTACCGGATCACCGCACGCAAATCGTCGCCGATCCGGTCTGTAAGCACGTTCCAGATCGCCTCTGGCGTTCCCCCTGACATTATGTATCCCTTACCAGCCATGGTCATCGGTATAAGATATAGCTATTGGCTTCCGCCCAGAGTCGTCAGGACACCGTCACGTTTCGAGAACGTCGCGATGGTCGGGAGAAACGGAAGCGAGTCGGCCTGTCGATCGTCACGCGTCCTCGTCGACCGCCGCCCAGAGCGGATAGAGGTCGTCGACGACGGGTTCGGTGATCGATTCGGAGCCGAGGCGGAGTTCCGGTTCTCCCGCCTCGACAGTCCCGATCGCCGCCGCCTCGAGTCCGGCGGCCTCGAGATCGGCGAGTGCGTCGTCGACCTCGTCGTCGGGGACCGTCGCGAGGAGCGCGCCGGAGCCAAAGATGCAGAGCGGGTCGACGCCCGCGGCGTCACAGAGCGTCTCGGTCTCGGCTCTGATCGGGACAGCGTCGCGGTCGACCACGAGGCGTCCCCCAGAGGCGACAGCAAGCTCGAGCAGACCGGCAGCGACGCCACCTTCCGTCGGGTCGTGCATGGCCGTCGCGTACTCCCGGAGGACGTGAGCGTCCGGGACGACGCTCACCTCCTCGAGGAATCGCTCGGCCCGTCGACAGGTGGGGTCGTCGACGCCGAGGTCGTCCCCGAAGTCGGCCGCGAGGATCGCCGTTCCCTCGACGCCCGCCGCTTTCGTCAGGACGATTCGATCCCCTGTCCCGGCACCCCCGGTCGGGACGAACCGGTCGGTGGTGCCCATCGCCGTCAGACAGACCAGCGGGCGCTCGAGCGCGTCGACGTACTCGGAGTGGCCGCCGACGACGCTGACGCCGATCTCGCGGGCAGCGTCGTCGATATCGCCGGTAATCGTCTCGAGGGACGACTCCTCGTCGGGGAGCATCACGACGACCGTCAGCCACCGGGGGTCGGCCCCCGAGGCGGCCACGTCGTTACAGGCGACGTGGACCCCGAGGGTGCCGACGGCCGAGGCCGACAGCGAGATCGGGTCGGTGCTTACCACGAGGGTTCCGTCGGGCGGATCGATAGCGGCTGCGTCCTCACCGTAGGCCGGTCCCTGCACGACCGCGTCGTCCGGCGCACCAGTCCGGTCGAAGACGTGCTCGAGCAGGTCGTCGGGCGCGACCTTGCCTGGCATACTGAGTACTGGGAGGATCGGCCGTTTGTAGCTGTCGGGATCGGTGGATCCACCGGTTTCCGGTCAGTCGTTCGCCGGGGCCAGCGCGTCCATCGTCTCGCGCACGTCGTCTTCGGTCGCCCCGCGCGGGAAACTCACCATCACGGCGTCTAGCCCGTCGACGGCCTCGTAGCGCTCGAGGCTCTCGCGAGCCGTCTCGAGGTCGCCTGCCGCACAGAGCTGATCGAGCAGGTCGTCACCCAGCAAGTCGAGGGCGCGCTCGCGGTCGCCCTCCTGCCAGGCGTCGTAGATGGCTTCGGCCTCGTCGTAGCCCTGTCGGACGAGCGCATCGCGGTAGAAGGTACCCATCCCGCCGACGTAGAAGGCGACGTGCTGGCGGGCGAGTTCGCGGGCCCGTTCTTCGTCCTCGAGCACACAGCAGTTGACACCGATCGAGACGGTTACGTCATCGGGGTCACGGTCGCCCAGTTCCGCACCGCGTTCGACGTCTGCGAGGCGGTCCCGGACGCCGTCGGGAGTGAGCATGATGCCGTGCCAGCCGTCGGCGAATCGGCCCGCGAGTTCGACGGCCTTGGGCCCCATCCCGGTCACCTCGACCGGTGGTGCCGGCTCGGGTGAGTCACAGCGCAGGCGAAAGCCCGACAGCGAGAAGTCCTCGCCGTCGTACTCGAGTTCCTCGCCGGAGAGCACTTTACGGACGATTTCGACGGTTTCCCGCGTTCGCCGCAGCGGGTTGCCGTACTCGACGCCGTGCCAGTTCTCGATCACGATGGGGCCGCTCGGTCCGATACCGAGCCGGAACCGGCCGTCGGAGACCTCCTGCAGCGTCGCGGCGGTCTGCCCGAGCAGCGCAGGTGTCCTCGAGTAGGTGTTGACGATACTGGGCCCGAGGTCGATCTCTTCGGTGCGTTCGGCGATAGCCGTCAGCACGGTCACGGCGTCTCGCCCCCACGTCTCGGGGAGCCAGACGCAGTCGTATCCGCCACGTTCGGCTGTCTGGGCGTAGTCGACGATCGCGTCGACCGTCGGCTGTGCGGCGACCGGCAGGTGAACCTCTCTGTCAGTCATCACCACTCACAGACGGCCCCCTGCCCTTTGGGTGTATGGGAACGGCGCGCCCACTGCGAGTCGTTCACAGTGGACTCCAAGGTCTGGTATCGAACGGACCCCAGCGAATTTCGGGTCCGACGGATACGGTCGAAGAAATGGAGTCCCCCGGTCGTAGCGGGTGTTCGCACCGAGTTGGGAAGTCGACCCGCCGGCCGGTACAGGGACGTCGGTTCGGTGCCGATCAGAGGGCGTCGTCTCCATTGTCAGCACAACCAGCCAGCGAGACAACGATTCCAGTGCCTGCGGCCGATAGGCCGCCGCGTCGCGTTCGTGGTCGTCTAGACATCTGCAACCGGTGGTCGTCCCTGCTGTAAAATAATACCTTGCATTCTTTAGACTATTTCACTATATTTATGAAAATTTATATATTTTAGCCGAATTATTCGCACTTAACGAGGACTCATCCGGAACATCACGGCCGCTGATGGTCGAATACAACCGATAGACGGGTACTTGCAATTCACCCAGATTTCATCGCGTAGAACGGTCACCAGCGTCGAACGACGGCCGTCCCGTCGCCTGCGAAAGCGACCGTCAGACGGGCGGCTGACAGACGACCGACTGCCCGGGACGGAGAGATCAGGTGCCGGAGCAGCGAAAGGGACTGTGTGATTCTATGCACGATCGTGGATACCACACCAACTCGAGAACTGGTTTGACAGCACAAACACGGGGATTTTTATCGACCCGGTGCCCTACAGACTCCCATGACTGATGGGCGGGGCGAGACTCCCCGGCGAACAGGAATGACCGAGAAGTGCGGCGTCGTCGGCGTCTCACTTGCCGGTCGAGACGCGGCACGACCGTTGTACTACGCGCTGTACGCACTCCAGCACCGCGGTCAGGAGTCCGCGGGGATCGTCACCCACGACGGGTTCCAGCAACACAGCCACGTCGACATGGGCCTCGTCGGCGAGGTCTTCGACGAGAGCGACCTCGACGTGCTCAACGGCTCGGCCGGCATCGGCCACGTCCGCTACCCGACCGCCGGGTCGGTCGACTCGAGCTGTGCACAGCCGTTTTCCGTCTCCTTCAAGAGCGGTTCGCTCGGGCTCAGCCACAACGGCAACCTCGTCAACGCCGACGAGATCCGCGACGACCTCGCTGCCGTCGGCCACGCCTTCACCAGCGACGGCGACACCGAGGTCATCGCCCACGATCTCGCGCGAAACCTGCTCAAAGAGGACCTCGTCCGCGCGGTCAAACACACGATGGAGCGTATCCACGGCTCCTACGCGCTGACGATCAGCCACGACGAGACCGTCCTCGGCGTCCGCGACCCGCTCGGGAACCGCCCGCTCTGTATCGGGAAACTCGAGGATGGCTACATCCTCGCCTCCGAGTCGGCGGCGATCGACACGCTCGATGGGGAACTCGTCCGCGACGTGAAGCCGGGCGAACTGATCGTCCTGCACGAAGACGGCGGCGGGTTCGACTCCTACCAGTTGATCGAGCGTGACAATACGGCTCATTGCTTCTTCGAGCACGTCTACTTCGCCCGCCCGGACAGCGTCATCGACGAGACGCTGGTCTACGAGGCCCGGCGGAACCTCGGACGCAAGCTCTGGGAGGAAAGCGGCGTCGAGACCGACGTCGTGATGCCCGTCCCGGACTCCGGTCGTGCGTTCGCCTCCGGCTACGCTGACGCCGCGAGCGAGACGACCGCCGACGGCGAGATCCGCCCCGACGACGAAGATGGCGTCGAGTTCGCCGAGGGCCTGATGAAAAATCGCTACGTCGGGCGGACGTTCATCATGCCCACGCAGGACGAACGTGAACGCGCCGTCCGTCTCAAACTGAACCCGATCAAATCGACTATCGAGGGCAGAACGGTCACCGTCATCGACGACTCGATCGTCCGTGGGACCACCTCGACGCAACTCGTCCAGTTGCTCAAAGACTGCGGGGCCGAGGAGGTCCACGTCCGCATCGGCGCGCCAGCGATCGTCGCCCCGTGTTACATGGGGATCGACATGGCCACCCGCGAGGAACTGATCGCCTCCGACAGGACGACCGACGAGATTCGCGACGAAATTCAGGCCGACAGCCTCGCGTACCTCTCGACCGACGCCGTCGCCGAGGTGCTGGGCAAGGAACGCATCGACCTCTGTCTCGGCTGTGTCACCGGCGAGTACCCCTACGAGATCGAGGGCGAGACGACCGACCGCGACGTCACCCGCCCCGAGATCGACGAAACGCCGCTACACGCCGACGACTGACGAACGTTTGTGATGCGGCTTCGACTCCGGCGCGACCTCGACTGCGTGGCGGCAACGCCGCCACGGTATCGGTGGTCGGTACAGCCGACCACACGATCGATGAAACACACCCCTGACGCCATTCCGAACGCGAAGCGTCCTCCACATCGGTCGTCGACCCGCTTTCGTTCCGGCGAACCTGGTTCCACCACGGACGCTTCGAGTTGCTCTCGAGCGGTCGCTGGTAGTCAGTAGCCGACGTGCAACAGCACGTAGACGACGATCCCGAGTGAAAACGAGATCAGCCACAGGCTCGCCGCGTAGCGGCCGAAACGAGCGTGATTCGTTCGAGGTAGCTCCTCGATCGGGTAGGCCATCGCGAGCACGAGCGCGTAGTAGACCAGCGGCACGCAAACCACGGCCAGGAAGATGTGAATCGCGAGCACCGGCAGGTAGACGAACCGGTACACCGCGTCGGGTCCCGGGAACGGGTCCGGCCCACCCGTCGAGATCAACCGGAACAGGTAGAGCACGAGGAAGGCCGCGAAGAGCAGGAACGACGTCACCATCAGGATGCGGTGCCGGTCGACGTTCCCTCGGCGAATCGCCCGCCAGCCCAGCGCGATGGTGACGATCGCCGCCGCACTGATCACCACGTTCACGTGCGGGATCGCATCGAGCAGCCACCCCGGCGCGTCTGGCACCAGCGACGGTGGGATCTGCCCGCCCGCTGCCGCGAAGACGATCGCGAGCGAGACGACACTCAAAATGGCAGTCACCGGCCGCACGCGCTCTCGAGGGACGACCTGCAGGTCCATGCCCGGACGTTCGAGCGTGGCAGGAAAGGCGTTACTGTCTCGGGTGTCGGTAGCGATGGGGCTCGAGTGGTCGTCCGGATGCGGTGATCACGACGGTGATGACGACGTCCCGTACTTGCAGAGTCAGTCGCTCATCGGCGGACCCCTCCGGGACAGCACCCAGAGACAGTCCTGCTGGTAGGTGGTGTAGTTCTGTCAGAAGTTATGCGTGGGTGATGTCCACGAAGGGAGATCACCTGCATCGTGTCGCTCGGCGGTTACACCGCCTCGCGTCTCGCGGCGCGTGGCGCCGCGTGTGCGATGCGTGGGACCGGATTCGAACCGGCGGACCCCTACGGGACAGCGCCCTCAACGCTGCGCCGTTGGCCTGGCTTGGCTACCCACGCTCGCTGTTTCTTTTCCGCACTCTCTCGTACCCACCGGTGTTACTAAAGCCCTTTCTTTTGAGTCGGTGCCTGCGGCGGGGTCACACGGAACCGCTGGGAGCGGTGGCTTGAAATGCGACAGTTGCCAAAAGCTACCATGGCAAAGTACTCGACGGGTTCGTCCACTGGCGGCGGTGGAACGAACTGCGAACTCTGTGGTGCCGAGAGCGACTCCCTCCGGGTCGCAACCGTCGCCGGTGCCGAACTCGAGGTCTGCCCGAGCTGTGCCCCCCACGACGACAGTTCCCGGTCGGGCGGTGGCTCCGGTGGCCGGGGGTCGAGCGGCGGCACGCGAGACGGCGGTGACCCGGTCGACGAGGAACAGCGCCGGAAGAAGAAAGCTGCCCAGAACGTCGCGAAGGCCAATCCCGTCTGGGATGGCGACTCCGAACACTGGGAGCGCGAGGGGACCAACTACGACGACGACCCGTTGCCGTACCTCGTTTCGGGCTACGACGAGGTCGTCGTCGAGGCACGCCGGGAAGCCGGACTCCAGCGCGAGGAACTCGCGGCCGAACTCGGCTGTCGCGAGCAGGACCTGCTGGCGGTCGAACAGGGACGGGCGACCCAGGCCGGTGTCGGCGGCGGTCTCATCGACGCCCTCGAGGAGTTTCTGGACGTCGAACTCGCCGAGTAATCACCGGGCCGTCCCGGTCAGTCGGACCGGTCGGCGAGCAGACTTTTACTGCCAGGCGTCGGAGAACGACCGATGAGCGGGCAACGCGCAGCAGCGGAACCGTACACCACGCGGTTTCAGACAGCGGTGACGTCGATCGACGGCCGACGCGTCTGGCTCGAGCGCAGCTACTTTTACGCCGAGAGCGGGGGACAGCCGGCTGACCGGGGCCAGATCGACGACGTCAGGGTCGAAGACGTCAGGGTCGAGGACGGCGAACCGGTCCACTACCTCGCCGAGGAGCCGTCGTTCAAAGTGGGCCACCGCGTGCTGTGTTCGATCGACTGGGAGTACCGGATGTACTGCATGCGCGCCCACACGGCGAGTCACGTCCTCTACGGCGCGGGACGACGCCTGTTCGACGAACTCTCGTACGCCGGCTTCGACATCGGCGACGAGAAGGTCCGCGTCGACCTCGAGACGCAGACCGAGGTCGACGACGAGACGCTGATCGAGCTGGAAGAGGCGGTCAACCGCGTCGTCTGGGAGTCACGACCGGTCTCGTGGGACGACCACCCTGTCGCCGAGGTTCGCGAGCGCGAGGACGTCGCGTTCAACGAAGCGACCGAGGAGGGGGCGTTCGCGAAGGGACGAGTCAGACTGGTCACGATCGGCGGCCCCGAGGCCAGCGGCAACGGCGGGAGCGACGGGCCGACGTCGAACGGGAGTCGACTCGCCGGCGGCGCGACCGTCACAGTTGCCGGCAAAGATAACCGAAACGGAAACCACTGGGACGTCGCCGCCTGCGGCGGCACCCACGTCCGGAACACGCGGGAAATCGGCCCCGTGACCGTTCTCGAGCGCTCGAATCCCGGCGAGGGAGTCACGCGGGTCGAGTTCGCCGTCGGCCCACCCGGGATCGAGCGCCGAAGCGTCGAGAAGCGAGCCGTCTTCGATGCGAAGCGCCTCCTCGGGACAGGTATTTCGGACGTTCCCGGCGCGCTCGAGCGGCTGTCCGACGACCGGGACGCACTCTCCGAGCAGCTTCGCTCCCGCGAACGCGACCTCGTAGCCGCCCGGCTCGAGGGAGAGAAGACGGTCGAGCGAGAGGACGAGCAGTGGCTGGTCGCGACGGTTGGGGATCTCCCTGCCGACGTTACGAAAGACGTCGTCGACGACCGACTTACAGACACTGATGCGGCCGTCGTCGTCGCACTCGGTGGCGGCGATTCGACGTACGCAGTCGTGGGGTCGACCGGCTCGCGATCGGCGACGGCTGTCGTCGACGAACTCACCGAAACCTTCGGCGGTGGCGGCGGCGGTGACGACCGTCTCGCTCAGGGAGGCGGATTCGGGGTCCCGCCAGCCGAGATGCGGCGCTCGCTCGAGTAGGTAGTCGATCGCTGCCGAGAGTGGAAACAGCAGGCATGACCTCGACAGCGAGTGGACGTGGGCAGTAGAGATAACTATCGGTTTCTCTACCGGCAGATGCCACCGGAGTCTCCAACGCGAGTCGAACAGTCACTCGGTCGTGAGTAACGTTATTCCCGTCGAGTCGCGAAGGGAGTCGTAAGACGATGACAGAGCGCCGGTCAGTTCGAGACCAGATTGCCGAGTGCGGTCTGGTCGCAGTGATCAGAGGAGTCGACGAGGCAGACGCCGTGTCAGCCACACGAGCACTGGTTGACGCGGGCGTGACGGCACTGGAAGTCACCGCAGACGGACGTCACACGGCCGAGACGGTCGCGACGCTGGATCGAGAATTCGCAGACGAGGACGTCCTCGTCGGGGCGGGAACTGTCCTCGACGCCGAGACAGCCCAGGCGGTAATCGACGCGGGCGCCTCGTTCGTCATCTCACCGCACCTCGAGCCGTCGGTCGTTCGGACCTGTAACCGCCACGGCGTGCTCCCCGTGCCAGGCGTGATGACCCCTACGGAGGCGGTGCGCGCCCTCGAAGAGGGGGCCCGCGTCCTCAAGGTGTTCCCCGCGAGCACGCTCGGGCCGGACCACCTCTCTGCGCTCCAGGGGCCTCTCGGCGACGTCGACCTCGTCCCGACCGGCGGCGTCTCGAGCGAGAACGTCGAGGCGTTCTTCGATGCCGGTGCGATGGCGGTCGGCGCGGGTGGCTCGCTGGTCGACAGCGAGGCGATCGCCGACGGTGATTTCGACCGCGTTCGCGAGCACGCCGAGACGATGGTCGAAGCCGTGGCGGCGGCCCGCCACGGCGGGAACGAATCGTAACTGGGTCGCCGGGGACGCACGTACCAGCCCCACAGTCAGTCGGATTCCGTGACCTTCACAATTTACTACGATTGAGGTAACGTTTTATTCCCGGCAGTCGTCGTGGCGTGTATGGACGTGATCACTGTCGAGCCGGGCGCCGGCGAGCCCACCCGACTCGAGCGGCCGAGACCCGAGCCAGGATCGGGGGAGGCGCTCGTCCGGACCCTGCGCGTGGGCGTCGACGGGACCGACCGAGAGGTGATCGCCGGTCACCACGGCGAGCCGCCCGAGGGAGCCGATCGGCTGGTGCTGGGTCACGAGGCTGTCGGCGTCGTCGAGAAGCCGGGAGGGACCGACTTCGCGGTCGGTGACGTGGTCGTTCCGACGGTCCGCCGGCCGCCGAACGGGTCGAACGCGTACTTCGAACGCGGTGAACCGGACATGGCACCGGAGGGGGAGTACGTCGAGCGCGGCATCGCCGGCGCTGACGGCTTCATGGCCGAGTACGTCACCAGTCCCGCCGAAGACCTCGTCCCGATCCCCGAGGACCTCGCTCACCTGGGCTTTCTCGTCGAGCCGGTGAGCATCACCGAGAAGGCTCTCGAGTACGCCCTCGCCAGCCGCGAGCCCTTCGAGTGGGACCTCGAGTCGGCGCTCGTGCTCGGCAACGGCTCGCTCGGCTTGCTAACACTCGCGATCCTCACTGACGTACTCGAGGTCGAGCGGGCGTACTGTCTCGGCCGGCGGGACCGGCCCGATCCGACGATCGACTTCGTCGAGGACCTCGGTGCAACCTACGTCGACTCCCGCGAGACGCCGGTGCCGGAGATTCCCGACGTCCACGAACCCGTCGACCTCGTCTACGAGGCGACGGGCTACGCCAGACACGCCTTCGAGACGATCGAGGCGCTCGCACCGAACGGCGTCGGCGCGCTCGTCGGCGTCCCCGGAGACTGGGAGTTCGAGATCGACGGCGGGCGACTCCACCGCGAATTCGTACTTCACAACAAGGCACTCGTCGGCACTGTAAACTCCAATCGGGACCACTTCGAGGCCGCCGTCGACACGCTCGGGGACCTTCCCGACTGGGTGTTCGAAGACCTCGTGACCGGCGTTTACGGGCTCGAGGAGTACGAGAAGGCCTTCGACGAACGTGACGACGTGATCAAGACCGCCGTCGAGTTCGATTCGCTGTAGTCGAGTCGTCTGCGAGACGAGCAGTTTCGCCGTTCGCTCGAGAACGTCTAGAGCGACCGGACGATGAAAACAATTACTATCTTTGGTGTGAATATTTAAACACATGGGAGTCGATTACTCACAGCTTCGCGACCCGAACGCGGAGTATACGATGCGGGAGCTTTCCGCGGAGACGATGAACGTCACCCGCGAGCGCGGCGGTGGGCGAGACGTCGAGATCACGGACGTCCAGACGACCATGGTCGACGGCAACTTCCCGTGGACGCTCGTGCGCGTCTACACCGACGCCGGAATCGTGGGGACCGGCGAGGCCTACTGGGGTGCCGGCGCGCCCGAACTCATCGAACGAATGGCCCCGTTCCTGCGTGGGGAGAACCCGCTCGACATCGATCGCCTGACCGAACACCTCGTCCAGAAGATGTCCGGCGAAGGCTCGATCGGCGGCGTCACCGTCACCGCCATCTCGGGCATCGAGGTCGCCCTCCACGACCTCGCGGGCAAGATCCTCGAGGTGCCGGCCTACCAGCTGCTGGGCGGCAAATACCGCGACGAGGTCCGGGTCTACTGTGACTGCCACACCGAGGAGGAAGCCGAACCGATCGCCTGCGCCGACGAGGCCGAACGCGTCGTCGAGGAGCTCGGCTACGACGCGCTGAAGTTCGACCTCGACGTCCCCTCGGGTCACGAGAAGGATCGCGCGAACCGTCACCTCCGGAACGCCGAAATCGAGCACAAAGCGAGCATCGTCGAGGCCGTCACCCAGCGGGTCGGATCGCGCGCCGACGTCGCCTTCGACTGCCACTGGACGTTCTCCGGTGGCTCTGCGAAACGCCTCGCAAAGCGCCTCGAGGAGTACGACGTCTGGTGGCTCGAGGATCCCGTCCCGCCGGAGAACCACGACGTCCAGCGGTCGGTCACCCAGTCGACGACGACGCCTGTCGCCGCGGGTGAGAACGTCTACCGCAAACACGGCCAGCGTCGCCTGCTCGAGGAGCAAGCGGTCGACATCGTCGCCCCGGACATGCCGAAAGTCGGCGGGATGCGCGAGACCCGAAAGATCGCGGACCTCGCGGACACCTACTACGTTCCCGTGGCGATGCACAACGTCTCCTCGCCGGTCGCGACGATGGCGAGCGCCCACGTCGGCGCAGCGATCCCGAACGTACTGGCCGTCGAGTACCACAGCTACGAACTCGGCTGGTGGGCAGACCTGGTCGAGGAAGACGTCATCGAGGACGGCTACATCGAGATCCCCGAAGAGCCGGGGCTGGGTGTCACCCTCGACATGGACGCCGTCGCTGAGCACATGATCGACGGCGAAGAACTATTCGACGAGGCCTGACGGTGGACCAGACGGCAGTCAGGGTTCCGGCGGATCACCGCGCCTGAACAGCGTCTCGACGTTGTCCGGATCGAAATCCTCGGGCGTGACCTCACCATCTGCATCCAGCGCCCGCGCGAGGTAGGTGACGCTGTTGATCAATCCGAGGTGAGAGAACGCCTGCGGAAAATTCCCCAGTAACGTGCCGTCTTCGGGATCGATCTTCTCCGAGTAGAGCCCGAGCGGGCTGGCGCACTCGAGGACGTTCTCGAAGTACTCGCGGGCGCGCTCGAGCTGGTTCGAGAGGACGAGCGCGTCGACGAGCCAGAACGAACAGAGCCCGAAGGCCTCCTCCTCGTCGCGCCGGATGTCGGAGTCGACGAACCGGACGACCAGTCCGTCCTCGGTCGTGAGCCGATCA is a genomic window of Natrarchaeobaculum aegyptiacum containing:
- a CDS encoding glucose 1-dehydrogenase; protein product: MDVITVEPGAGEPTRLERPRPEPGSGEALVRTLRVGVDGTDREVIAGHHGEPPEGADRLVLGHEAVGVVEKPGGTDFAVGDVVVPTVRRPPNGSNAYFERGEPDMAPEGEYVERGIAGADGFMAEYVTSPAEDLVPIPEDLAHLGFLVEPVSITEKALEYALASREPFEWDLESALVLGNGSLGLLTLAILTDVLEVERAYCLGRRDRPDPTIDFVEDLGATYVDSRETPVPEIPDVHEPVDLVYEATGYARHAFETIEALAPNGVGALVGVPGDWEFEIDGGRLHREFVLHNKALVGTVNSNRDHFEAAVDTLGDLPDWVFEDLVTGVYGLEEYEKAFDERDDVIKTAVEFDSL
- a CDS encoding helix-turn-helix domain-containing protein; protein product: MAKYSTGSSTGGGGTNCELCGAESDSLRVATVAGAELEVCPSCAPHDDSSRSGGGSGGRGSSGGTRDGGDPVDEEQRRKKKAAQNVAKANPVWDGDSEHWEREGTNYDDDPLPYLVSGYDEVVVEARREAGLQREELAAELGCREQDLLAVEQGRATQAGVGGGLIDALEEFLDVELAE
- a CDS encoding bifunctional 4-hydroxy-2-oxoglutarate aldolase/2-dehydro-3-deoxy-phosphogluconate aldolase, whose amino-acid sequence is MTERRSVRDQIAECGLVAVIRGVDEADAVSATRALVDAGVTALEVTADGRHTAETVATLDREFADEDVLVGAGTVLDAETAQAVIDAGASFVISPHLEPSVVRTCNRHGVLPVPGVMTPTEAVRALEEGARVLKVFPASTLGPDHLSALQGPLGDVDLVPTGGVSSENVEAFFDAGAMAVGAGGSLVDSEAIADGDFDRVREHAETMVEAVAAARHGGNES
- a CDS encoding TIGR04024 family LLM class F420-dependent oxidoreductase, coding for MTDREVHLPVAAQPTVDAIVDYAQTAERGGYDCVWLPETWGRDAVTVLTAIAERTEEIDLGPSIVNTYSRTPALLGQTAATLQEVSDGRFRLGIGPSGPIVIENWHGVEYGNPLRRTRETVEIVRKVLSGEELEYDGEDFSLSGFRLRCDSPEPAPPVEVTGMGPKAVELAGRFADGWHGIMLTPDGVRDRLADVERGAELGDRDPDDVTVSIGVNCCVLEDEERARELARQHVAFYVGGMGTFYRDALVRQGYDEAEAIYDAWQEGDRERALDLLGDDLLDQLCAAGDLETARESLERYEAVDGLDAVMVSFPRGATEDDVRETMDALAPAND
- the purF gene encoding amidophosphoribosyltransferase, with product MTEKCGVVGVSLAGRDAARPLYYALYALQHRGQESAGIVTHDGFQQHSHVDMGLVGEVFDESDLDVLNGSAGIGHVRYPTAGSVDSSCAQPFSVSFKSGSLGLSHNGNLVNADEIRDDLAAVGHAFTSDGDTEVIAHDLARNLLKEDLVRAVKHTMERIHGSYALTISHDETVLGVRDPLGNRPLCIGKLEDGYILASESAAIDTLDGELVRDVKPGELIVLHEDGGGFDSYQLIERDNTAHCFFEHVYFARPDSVIDETLVYEARRNLGRKLWEESGVETDVVMPVPDSGRAFASGYADAASETTADGEIRPDDEDGVEFAEGLMKNRYVGRTFIMPTQDERERAVRLKLNPIKSTIEGRTVTVIDDSIVRGTTSTQLVQLLKDCGAEEVHVRIGAPAIVAPCYMGIDMATREELIASDRTTDEIRDEIQADSLAYLSTDAVAEVLGKERIDLCLGCVTGEYPYEIEGETTDRDVTRPEIDETPLHADD
- a CDS encoding DUF420 domain-containing protein, which codes for MQVVPRERVRPVTAILSVVSLAIVFAAAGGQIPPSLVPDAPGWLLDAIPHVNVVISAAAIVTIALGWRAIRRGNVDRHRILMVTSFLLFAAFLVLYLFRLISTGGPDPFPGPDAVYRFVYLPVLAIHIFLAVVCVPLVYYALVLAMAYPIEELPRTNHARFGRYAASLWLISFSLGIVVYVLLHVGY
- a CDS encoding AIR synthase family protein, with amino-acid sequence MPGKVAPDDLLEHVFDRTGAPDDAVVQGPAYGEDAAAIDPPDGTLVVSTDPISLSASAVGTLGVHVACNDVAASGADPRWLTVVVMLPDEESSLETITGDIDDAAREIGVSVVGGHSEYVDALERPLVCLTAMGTTDRFVPTGGAGTGDRIVLTKAAGVEGTAILAADFGDDLGVDDPTCRRAERFLEEVSVVPDAHVLREYATAMHDPTEGGVAAGLLELAVASGGRLVVDRDAVPIRAETETLCDAAGVDPLCIFGSGALLATVPDDEVDDALADLEAAGLEAAAIGTVEAGEPELRLGSESITEPVVDDLYPLWAAVDEDA
- a CDS encoding mandelate racemase/muconate lactonizing enzyme family protein, encoding MGVDYSQLRDPNAEYTMRELSAETMNVTRERGGGRDVEITDVQTTMVDGNFPWTLVRVYTDAGIVGTGEAYWGAGAPELIERMAPFLRGENPLDIDRLTEHLVQKMSGEGSIGGVTVTAISGIEVALHDLAGKILEVPAYQLLGGKYRDEVRVYCDCHTEEEAEPIACADEAERVVEELGYDALKFDLDVPSGHEKDRANRHLRNAEIEHKASIVEAVTQRVGSRADVAFDCHWTFSGGSAKRLAKRLEEYDVWWLEDPVPPENHDVQRSVTQSTTTPVAAGENVYRKHGQRRLLEEQAVDIVAPDMPKVGGMRETRKIADLADTYYVPVAMHNVSSPVATMASAHVGAAIPNVLAVEYHSYELGWWADLVEEDVIEDGYIEIPEEPGLGVTLDMDAVAEHMIDGEELFDEA
- a CDS encoding alanyl-tRNA editing protein — its product is MSGQRAAAEPYTTRFQTAVTSIDGRRVWLERSYFYAESGGQPADRGQIDDVRVEDVRVEDGEPVHYLAEEPSFKVGHRVLCSIDWEYRMYCMRAHTASHVLYGAGRRLFDELSYAGFDIGDEKVRVDLETQTEVDDETLIELEEAVNRVVWESRPVSWDDHPVAEVREREDVAFNEATEEGAFAKGRVRLVTIGGPEASGNGGSDGPTSNGSRLAGGATVTVAGKDNRNGNHWDVAACGGTHVRNTREIGPVTVLERSNPGEGVTRVEFAVGPPGIERRSVEKRAVFDAKRLLGTGISDVPGALERLSDDRDALSEQLRSRERDLVAARLEGEKTVEREDEQWLVATVGDLPADVTKDVVDDRLTDTDAAVVVALGGGDSTYAVVGSTGSRSATAVVDELTETFGGGGGGDDRLAQGGGFGVPPAEMRRSLE